A portion of the Leptospira noumeaensis genome contains these proteins:
- a CDS encoding DAPG hydrolase family protein: MDSAESGREVLADGRVKYWIRHDTIKGVHPKMLVWWFQHLEGDIEYEGKIYNRYHVWHPEDHVHISYEKRKPDGSVEPGAALRFVEYLGRNKNYLVNVMSPIEKLDEEGFIHNPKLYGFLPIARMEYSFKDSAEGTRYENRLIIGWKGFSFKLIRHIFEFLFFDKQHGFFWIKHNIEEVGQFEKFLPNLYRKENENLR; encoded by the coding sequence GTGGATTCAGCTGAATCGGGAAGAGAGGTGCTCGCGGACGGACGCGTCAAATATTGGATTCGACATGATACAATCAAGGGCGTGCACCCAAAAATGTTGGTTTGGTGGTTCCAACATTTAGAAGGAGATATTGAATATGAAGGAAAGATTTACAATAGATACCATGTTTGGCATCCCGAAGATCATGTTCATATCAGTTATGAAAAGAGAAAACCTGATGGTAGTGTGGAACCTGGAGCGGCATTAAGATTCGTAGAATACTTGGGTAGAAACAAAAACTATTTAGTAAATGTAATGAGTCCCATTGAAAAATTAGATGAAGAAGGTTTCATTCATAATCCAAAACTATATGGTTTTTTACCTATTGCAAGAATGGAATATAGTTTTAAGGACAGCGCCGAAGGAACTCGTTATGAAAATCGTTTGATTATTGGATGGAAGGGATTTAGTTTTAAATTGATACGACACATCTTTGAATTTTTGTTTTTTGACAAACAACATGGTTTTTTTTGGATCAAACATAACATTGAAGAAGTAGGTCAGTTCGAAAAATTTTTACCGAATCTTTATAGGAAAGAAAATGAAAATTTACGGTGA
- a CDS encoding cation diffusion facilitator family transporter — translation MGQGHNHSKHDHHSHNHNHNHSSSSSKNLAWAFLLNLSFSILELIGGLFSNSIAIISDAFHDFGDALSLALVWYLQKISTKPKDNLFDYGYKRFSILGALIISVILSVGSIFMIIESIKRFVTPEETKADVMFVLAIIGVIVNGIAMIRLNHGKSLAEKAVFLHFLEDILGWVAVLIGSVVMMYFKVPWFDPLLSLSIALWILWNAYGNIKQVMIVMLQAVPESVDRNDLIEHWEKIKGIQSVHDIKIWSLDGSHHVASLHVLIDKTVKLNEFQKIKEKIREIALEFEIIHTTIELETDAEQCKLHSE, via the coding sequence ATGGGACAAGGTCATAATCATTCTAAACACGACCATCATTCGCACAACCATAACCACAATCATTCTTCTTCCTCGTCTAAAAATCTAGCCTGGGCATTTTTACTTAATTTAAGTTTTTCAATTCTAGAACTGATCGGGGGTCTTTTTTCTAATAGCATCGCCATCATCTCCGATGCCTTCCATGATTTTGGCGATGCTTTATCATTGGCCCTTGTTTGGTATCTGCAAAAAATTTCGACAAAACCAAAAGACAATTTATTTGATTATGGATACAAACGATTTTCCATACTTGGTGCACTCATCATATCCGTAATACTTTCTGTTGGTTCCATATTTATGATCATCGAATCCATAAAAAGATTCGTCACGCCAGAAGAAACAAAAGCAGATGTAATGTTTGTCCTCGCTATCATAGGTGTTATTGTCAACGGGATTGCCATGATTCGACTCAACCATGGCAAATCACTCGCTGAAAAAGCAGTGTTTCTTCATTTTTTAGAGGATATACTGGGATGGGTCGCAGTCCTTATCGGTAGTGTTGTTATGATGTATTTCAAAGTCCCTTGGTTTGATCCGTTATTATCATTATCGATTGCATTATGGATTTTATGGAATGCATACGGTAACATCAAACAAGTAATGATTGTAATGTTACAAGCTGTTCCCGAATCAGTGGATCGTAATGACCTCATTGAACACTGGGAAAAAATCAAAGGGATTCAGTCGGTTCATGATATCAAAATCTGGAGTTTAGATGGAAGTCATCATGTGGCTTCCCTACATGTGCTCATAGACAAAACAGTCAAACTAAATGAATTTCAAAAGATTAAAGAAAAAATTAGAGAAATTGCCTTAGAATTTGAAATCATTCACACTACCATCGAACTAGAAACAGACGCTGAACAATGTAAACTTCATTCAGAATGA
- a CDS encoding TetR/AcrR family transcriptional regulator produces the protein MNFFHFDPLGIVNAAEDVFAELGFTGATTAELAKRAGVTERTLFKYFPSKNDLYRRVLSGLLLSTIVPGHMSDLKERLQTLKPNFKDWYISILKARYEAVAKEPKKLKLLLGALLFSKEFAEIFGNLWKTNLYDTSVQAFQYFQENGEIRKDLDPNQIVRASFSLAASFLITKFVLAPKYPLDPNQEIESIFLIFYQGIKNET, from the coding sequence TTGAACTTTTTTCATTTCGATCCCCTCGGTATAGTAAATGCTGCTGAGGATGTATTTGCTGAGTTAGGATTTACTGGTGCCACAACAGCAGAACTGGCGAAAAGAGCCGGTGTTACAGAACGCACTCTCTTTAAATATTTTCCGTCAAAGAATGATTTATACAGACGGGTTTTATCGGGATTACTTCTATCCACAATTGTGCCAGGTCATATGTCGGACCTAAAAGAAAGATTACAAACTCTGAAACCAAATTTTAAAGATTGGTACATTTCTATTTTAAAGGCAAGGTATGAAGCTGTAGCAAAAGAACCCAAAAAATTAAAACTACTTTTAGGTGCCCTTCTTTTTTCCAAAGAATTCGCTGAGATCTTTGGAAATCTTTGGAAGACAAATTTATACGATACCTCAGTCCAGGCTTTCCAATACTTTCAAGAAAATGGAGAGATCAGAAAGGATTTGGATCCAAATCAAATTGTAAGAGCATCTTTTAGTTTGGCTGCGAGTTTTCTAATTACTAAATTTGTTTTAGCACCAAAATATCCCTTAGATCCAAACCAAGAAATCGAATCAATTTTTTTGATTTTCTATCAAGGAATCAAAAACGAAACGTAA
- a CDS encoding putative bifunctional diguanylate cyclase/phosphodiesterase, whose amino-acid sequence MVTERYNYVYWTKFRKDTSPLLRRFLLVTSALFIFAAILHIIPFFTNQGEIDYIFLFVDLGISGILYLEYLLKNKVPLIVRVFSLIGTTIFISVLSFVRSGLLGTGEISLAFIIISFFVFLPPILSLVSSLLISILPGIFGVMVYFSWIQFPEFLGIRNNSPREWYFKSVSLIIFSILSGFLIQRLRAKLIKNIVFLKDSRRKILKNKKHIDKLAFYDSLTHLPNRYLFENIIKNKIELSKPETFLLLINIKGIKVINALHGISFGDQILGLIGSVLKQFNEERPDILVASLGGDEFILWIQNSSKTKIEDAIVRFDLNNNEILTPERLGHRLQYRVSGIQFANDTNNLDEMIRKLSIAMNVAREESLPKLVWFQPDMELKIEREQKLKIYLEKTINQKSFKIAYQEKVDISSGKTIGLEALARWNAPEFGNVPPDEFIPIITKSELIVPFGKCIFEKVISHIPKLLETYGKGIQVSINISPIFFLYPNFNEYIIHCLTEQKIDPKNIIFEITEDVFLDEIETIERIVSELRSKGISVSLDDFGKGYSSLHYMQKIQFDELKIDKSFLDDIASSDRNFLLLESICHLADSLGLKTIAEGIENEDQILRLKQTSCHVVQGYLYSRPEILFD is encoded by the coding sequence CATTTTACACATCATTCCATTTTTTACAAACCAAGGTGAAATCGATTATATTTTCCTTTTTGTCGATTTAGGAATATCTGGAATCTTATACCTAGAATATTTATTAAAAAACAAAGTTCCATTGATCGTTCGAGTTTTTAGTTTGATTGGTACCACTATTTTCATATCCGTTTTGTCATTTGTTCGCAGCGGATTACTCGGAACCGGAGAAATTTCCTTAGCCTTTATCATCATTTCATTTTTTGTTTTCCTTCCACCTATCTTAAGTTTGGTTTCGTCACTTTTAATATCCATCCTTCCTGGGATATTTGGTGTCATGGTCTATTTCTCTTGGATTCAATTCCCAGAGTTTTTAGGAATTAGAAATAATAGCCCAAGAGAGTGGTATTTTAAATCTGTTAGTCTTATAATTTTTTCAATATTAAGTGGATTTTTAATCCAAAGACTGAGAGCAAAATTAATCAAAAATATTGTTTTTCTAAAAGATTCAAGACGCAAAATACTTAAAAACAAAAAACATATCGATAAACTTGCATTTTATGATTCTTTAACCCATTTACCGAATAGATATTTATTCGAAAATATAATTAAAAATAAAATTGAGTTAAGTAAACCTGAAACATTTCTATTGCTCATCAACATAAAAGGAATTAAAGTGATCAACGCTTTACACGGAATAAGTTTTGGTGACCAAATTCTCGGTCTGATTGGAAGTGTTTTAAAACAATTCAATGAAGAAAGACCAGATATACTCGTTGCCAGTTTAGGTGGTGATGAATTCATTCTATGGATTCAAAATTCAAGTAAAACAAAAATTGAGGACGCAATCGTAAGATTTGACTTAAATAACAACGAAATTCTCACTCCAGAACGATTGGGACATAGATTACAATATCGTGTTTCAGGAATTCAATTCGCAAATGATACAAATAATTTAGATGAAATGATTCGTAAACTTTCGATTGCGATGAACGTAGCAAGGGAAGAATCCCTTCCAAAATTAGTTTGGTTCCAACCAGACATGGAATTAAAAATAGAAAGAGAACAAAAACTTAAAATCTATCTAGAAAAAACAATCAATCAAAAAAGTTTTAAAATTGCCTACCAAGAAAAAGTTGATATTAGTTCTGGAAAAACTATAGGCCTGGAAGCGCTCGCAAGATGGAATGCACCGGAATTTGGAAATGTGCCTCCTGACGAATTCATTCCAATTATCACCAAATCAGAGTTAATTGTCCCGTTTGGAAAATGTATTTTCGAAAAAGTAATTTCACACATTCCTAAACTACTTGAAACCTACGGAAAAGGAATTCAAGTTTCTATCAACATATCACCCATTTTCTTTTTATATCCAAACTTTAATGAATATATCATCCATTGTTTAACAGAACAAAAAATAGATCCAAAAAATATAATATTCGAAATCACAGAAGATGTATTCTTGGATGAAATCGAAACCATTGAACGAATTGTTTCTGAACTTAGATCCAAAGGAATTTCTGTATCCTTAGATGATTTTGGAAAAGGTTATTCTTCTCTTCATTATATGCAGAAAATTCAATTTGATGAATTAAAAATTGATAAATCGTTTTTAGATGATATTGCAAGTTCCGATAGAAATTTTCTACTTCTAGAATCAATTTGCCACTTAGCTGATTCCTTAGGATTAAAGACTATTGCAGAAGGGATTGAAAACGAAGACCAAATCCTCCGGCTAAAACAAACTTCTTGTCATGTAGTCCAGGGTTATCTATATTCAAGACCAGAAATACTGTTTGATTGA
- a CDS encoding MltA domain-containing protein yields the protein MCNGNQLKKESDLPFQLMFKIASVSFVIGLLWTLALLAEPKQNRSYRKSQKRTDLSLVSQNPQTSNSFKNSDHTKDLDLEFAFKESIHHFERRPKDSKFRFGEEEYTNEEILRSLENLQTIIRDTPSHQIQNEIKKHFLSVVLSPSDEPPTITGYYEIRIHGKNKPQGEYQYPALFPPKFDLTMSENPKLFLREKWNQKSIWEKYSKPIIYLRLTDLHLAQLEGSAVVETETKEKFRINYAADNGQNYISPSIHLQGICPSLKPYHLSNCIQSKPKEVTEAILKNPRYIFFEKESFPKNQVNENSFGPMGSDGIRLVSFRSVAMDKGIPLGLPVFLSFQSAEETINDRLVFVHDRGNAITGLGRLDYYLGSGDGAEEMANNLLTKGKVILLLPKKEKTRNK from the coding sequence ATGTGCAACGGTAACCAGCTGAAAAAAGAAAGTGACTTACCTTTTCAACTGATGTTCAAAATTGCCTCGGTTTCCTTTGTGATCGGCTTACTTTGGACTTTGGCTTTACTTGCAGAGCCAAAGCAGAATCGAAGTTACAGAAAGAGTCAGAAACGAACAGACCTATCCTTAGTTTCGCAGAACCCTCAAACTTCTAACTCCTTCAAAAATTCGGATCATACAAAAGATCTGGATCTAGAGTTTGCTTTTAAGGAGTCCATCCATCATTTTGAGAGGAGACCTAAAGACAGCAAATTTCGTTTTGGAGAAGAGGAATATACAAATGAGGAGATCCTTCGTTCTTTAGAAAATCTCCAAACGATCATCCGAGATACACCCTCTCACCAAATTCAAAATGAAATCAAAAAACATTTTTTATCTGTTGTGTTGAGTCCTTCTGATGAACCACCAACTATAACAGGATATTATGAAATACGAATTCATGGGAAAAACAAACCACAGGGAGAATATCAATATCCTGCATTGTTTCCGCCCAAATTTGATCTTACGATGTCAGAAAATCCAAAACTCTTTCTTAGGGAAAAATGGAATCAAAAATCTATTTGGGAGAAATATTCCAAACCGATCATTTACCTACGATTGACAGACTTACATTTAGCCCAGTTGGAAGGATCCGCAGTTGTCGAAACAGAAACAAAAGAAAAATTTCGAATCAATTATGCTGCAGATAATGGTCAGAATTATATCAGTCCTTCTATTCACCTTCAAGGAATTTGTCCCAGTTTAAAACCATACCATCTTTCAAATTGTATCCAATCCAAACCTAAAGAAGTTACTGAAGCCATTTTAAAGAATCCAAGATATATATTTTTTGAAAAAGAATCGTTTCCAAAAAACCAAGTAAATGAAAATTCATTCGGACCAATGGGAAGTGACGGAATTCGTCTGGTTTCATTTCGATCTGTTGCTATGGACAAAGGAATTCCATTAGGATTGCCCGTATTTCTTTCTTTTCAATCGGCTGAAGAAACGATAAACGACCGTTTGGTGTTTGTTCATGATAGAGGAAATGCAATCACCGGTCTTGGTCGTTTGGATTATTATTTGGGAAGTGGGGACGGTGCGGAAGAAATGGCAAACAATTTGTTAACCAAAGGAAAAGTGATTTTGTTACTTCCTAAAAAAGAGAAAACTAGAAATAAATAA
- the rpmH gene encoding 50S ribosomal protein L34 — MKRTFQPSKIKRVRTHGFRARMATPGGRNVIANRRRKGRAKLTVSDEKIGRKF; from the coding sequence ATGAAACGTACATTCCAACCGAGTAAAATTAAACGCGTGAGAACTCACGGATTCCGAGCCAGAATGGCTACCCCAGGCGGAAGAAATGTGATAGCCAACAGAAGAAGAAAAGGGCGTGCTAAATTGACTGTTTCCGACGAAAAAATCGGGAGAAAGTTCTAA
- the yidD gene encoding membrane protein insertion efficiency factor YidD → MNRLFLVLIYLYKKLLSPLLPPACRFTPSCSEYAKQAFETYPWYKAFVLSVVRISKCHPYHEGGHDPLPKSFNKS, encoded by the coding sequence ATGAATCGGCTGTTTTTGGTTCTTATTTACCTCTACAAAAAACTGCTGTCCCCACTATTGCCTCCGGCTTGCCGGTTTACCCCCAGTTGTTCTGAATACGCCAAACAAGCGTTTGAAACCTATCCATGGTACAAAGCGTTTGTTCTCAGTGTAGTTCGAATTTCTAAATGCCATCCTTATCATGAGGGTGGGCATGACCCATTACCGAAATCCTTTAACAAGAGTTAA
- a CDS encoding glutathione S-transferase family protein, whose product MKIYGDRQSGNSYKLLLVTSFLEIPYEWIDIDIRKGETKTDSFLQMNPNGKIPVLIWNDGRILSESNAILNFLAEGSYLIPKDNFERAKMFQWQFFEQYSHEPYIAVARFISHYLGIPEERRAEYESKQVGGHKALQVMETQLTKTMFLVGDFMTTADISLFAYTHVAHEGGFDLSLYPKILDWIKRIQSLDKFKPMNSF is encoded by the coding sequence ATGAAAATTTACGGTGACAGACAATCAGGAAACAGTTATAAACTTTTACTAGTAACTTCCTTCTTAGAAATTCCTTACGAATGGATAGACATTGATATCAGAAAAGGAGAAACCAAAACAGATTCATTTTTACAGATGAATCCCAATGGAAAAATCCCCGTTTTGATTTGGAATGATGGAAGGATTTTATCTGAGTCCAATGCCATTTTGAATTTTTTAGCAGAAGGAAGTTATCTGATTCCCAAAGATAACTTTGAAAGAGCCAAAATGTTTCAATGGCAGTTTTTTGAACAGTACAGTCATGAACCATACATTGCAGTAGCAAGATTTATCAGTCATTATTTGGGGATTCCTGAAGAGAGACGTGCCGAATACGAATCAAAACAAGTTGGCGGTCATAAGGCCTTACAAGTTATGGAAACTCAACTAACAAAAACAATGTTTCTGGTTGGAGATTTTATGACTACGGCAGATATATCTTTATTTGCTTACACTCATGTTGCTCATGAAGGTGGATTTGATTTATCTTTGTATCCTAAGATCTTAGATTGGATCAAACGAATCCAATCTTTAGATAAATTTAAACCAATGAATTCATTCTGA